The following proteins are co-located in the Macadamia integrifolia cultivar HAES 741 chromosome 3, SCU_Mint_v3, whole genome shotgun sequence genome:
- the LOC122074547 gene encoding probable L-type lectin-domain containing receptor kinase S.5 gives MPNGSLDNHLFGRQEKTLNWDHRYKILQGVASALHYLHDEYDQRVVHRDLKASNIMLDSNFNARLGDFGLARALDNEKTSYHELEGVPGTPGYMAPECFHTGKATPESDVFAFGAVILEVVCGQRPWTRIGGFQYLVDWVWTLYREGRILEAVDERLMDNYDKPLAECLLLLGLACSHPIAVERPKTPIIVQIISRSILPPNVPYIKPAFIWPAIGFNINDLTIDTQDSTPMTSSYYNYGSEDWTPRCESRENLASYTDISLT, from the coding sequence ATGCCAAATGGGAGCCTTGATAACCATCTATTTGGTAGGCAAGAGAAGACACTGAACTGGGATCATCGATACAAGATCTTACAAGGTGTGGCATCCGCCCTTCACTATCTCCACGACGAGTACGACCAGCGAGTGGTTCACCGTGACCTCAAGGCTAGCAACATTATGCTGGACTCCAACTTCAACGCCCGGTTGGGCGATTTCGGCCTAGCCCGTGCCCTGGACAACGAGAAGACCTCCTACCACGAGCTAGAAGGAGTCCCTGGTACCCCCGGCTACATGGCCCCGGAGTGCTTCCACACTGGTAAAGCAACCCCTGAGTCGGACGTCTTTGCTTTCGGTGCCGTCATCCTAGAGGTGGTCTGTGGTCAGCGCCCTTGGACTAGAATCGGCGGGTTTCAATACCTAGTTGACTGGGTCTGGACTCTCTACCGTGAGGGTCGTATTCTTGAGGCTGTCGACGAGAGGTTAATGGATAATTATGATAAGCCTCTTGCTGAGTGCCTATTGCTCTTGGGCCTGGCTTGCTCCCATCCCATTGCAGTTGAAAGGCCTAAAACACCAATCATCGTTCAAATCATCTCGAGATCCATTCTCCCACCAAACGTGCCATACATTAAACCTGCTTTCATATGGCCGGCTATTGGCTTCAACATCAATGACTTGACCATAGATACACAGGACAGCACTCCCATGACCTCTTCTTATTATAATTATGGGTCAGAGGATTGGACTCCAAGATGCGAGAGCCGTGAGAACTTGGCGAGCTATACTGACATATCCTTGACTTGA